Proteins from one Apis cerana isolate GH-2021 linkage group LG11, AcerK_1.0, whole genome shotgun sequence genomic window:
- the LOC107999361 gene encoding kinesin-like protein unc-104 isoform X3, with translation MSSVKVAVRVRPFNNREISREAQCIIEMSGSTTSILNPKAPPGSKDSVKSFNYDYSYFSMDPNDANYSSQLMVYKDIGEEMLEHAFEGYNVCIFAYGQTGAGKSYTMMGKQEEGQEGIIPQICKDLFRKISRNSNECLKYSVEVSYMEIYCERVRDLLNPKNKGNLRVREHPLLGPYVEDLSKLAVMSYQDIHDLIDEGNKARTVAATNMNETSSRSHAVFTIFFTQQKQDSATGLVTEKVSKISLVDLAGSERADSTGAKGTRLKEGANINKSLTTLGKVISALAEIATKKKKKADFIPYRDSVLTWLLRENLGGNSKTAMIAAVSPADINYDETLSTLRYADRAKQIVCKAVVNEDANAKLIRELKEEIQKLRELLKQEGIDVQEGPDGKVTYEKKESRDEIVRVVKREDDVKETRPRIPSHTTSTIAEEAVDQLQASEKLIAELNETWEEKLKRTELIRLQREAVFAEMGVAVKEDGVTVGVFSPKKTPHLVNLNEDPMMSECLIYYIKDGFTRIGSAEANIPQDIQLCGPHILSEHCVFENHEGIITLMPKKGALIYVNGREVTEPVILKTGSRVILGKNHVFRFNHPDQVRERREKGSPVETPGNGETVDWNFAQIELLEKQGIDLKAEMEKRLLVLEEQFRKEKEEADQLFEEQRKSYEARIDALQRQVEEQSMTMSMYSSYTPEDFNNIEEDIFVNPLFDAESNWTEREFQLAAWAFRKWKYHQFTSLRDDLWGNAIFLKEANAISVELKKKVQFQFTLLTDTLYSPLPPDLLPVVDDVLEEEERPFPRTIVAVEVQDTKNGATHYWTLDKLRQRLELMRHVYNEDSSSSTPEAKEDIFQCLTAYSNPKFSLANLLPSRQKLELMREMYHNEAELSPTSPDFNIESITGGDPFYDRFPWFRMVGRSFIYLSNLMYPVPLIHKVAIVNEKGDVKGYLRVTVQAVVEEENNEYSSGVRQSARISFEDDLFGNNQKQNKRNILLTQTLEKNRQILLHEERVVEGHNEQKEIKDEDDIGDADSGRGDSSVSSDMKEEDLPDHLQLGSEFTFRVTVLQAMGISTEYADIFCQFNFLHRHDEAFSTEPVKNTGKGNSPGFYHVQNITVTVTKSFLEYLKTQPIVFEVFGHYQQHPLHKDAKLEYVRQPPKRMLPPSIPISQPVRSPKFGSVLPSPSTSHVHAKYDVLVWFEICELAPNGEYVPSVVDHSDDLPCRGLFLLHQGIQRRIRITIVHEPASELRWKDVRELVVGRIRNTPEPEEEDNDSSVLSLGLFPGEYLEVPGDDRCMFRFEAAWDSSLHNSALLNRVTAYGEQIFMTISAYLELENCGRPAIITKDLSMIIYGRDARVGPRSLKHLFSGSYRNQEANRLSGVYELVLRRSSEAGVQRRQRRVLDTSSTYVRGEENLHGWRPRGDSLIFDHQWELEKLTRLEEVGKVRHTLLLREKLGIDKVSFCNKISHDFTKSEKDVCNMMAKATNETHASPVKLKRSTSKDIYEPWEMSEREKELALKCIKLIQGRIPNKEPILLSDVSPGEDMADMSTSMMSSVISSSSQESVYERASDYLEQAAGIIVWSKSKSCILRLSSPERARLQELQESILASESASQSCTIAPAPLGSSSPSKENLVLYVPEVEEIRISPVIARKGYLNVLEHKTNGWKKRWVAVRRPYVLIFREEKDPVERALINLATAQVEYSEDQLAMVKVPNTFSVVTKHRGYLLQTLGDKEVYDWLYAINPLLAGQIRSKLARKGPAATNLNNASPVGLIPPIDQQSNQNKYIH, from the exons ATGTCGTCGGTAAAGGTGGCGGTGAGGGTACGACCCTTCAATAATCGAGAAATCTCGCGCGAGGCACAATGCATCATCGAAATGTCCGGCAGCACTACtt CGATATTAAATCCCAAAGCACCACCGGGCAGCAAAGATTCGGTCAAGAGCTTCAATTACGATTATTCCTATTTTTCCATGGAT CCAAATGACGCAAATTATTCTTCACAACTTATGGTCTATAAGGATATCGGTGAAGAGATGTTGGAACATGCCTTCGAAG GTTATAATGTCTGTATATTCGCATATGGACAAACTGGCGCAGGTAAATCGTATACTATGATGGGCAAACAAGAAGAGGGTCAAGAGGGAATAATACCTCAAATTTGCAAGgatctttttagaaaaatcagTCGTAATTCAAACGAGTGCCTGAAATATTCTGTAGAAGTCAGTTACATGGAAATATACTGCGAAAGAGTACGGGATCTCTTGAATCCTAAGAACAAGGGAAATCTTCGGGTAAGAGAACACCCTCTACTTGGACCGTATGTTGAGGATTTATCGAAATTGGCGGTGATGTCCTATCAAGATATTCATGATCTTATCGATGAAGGCAATAAAGCAAG aaCGGTAGCAGCtacaaatatgaatgaaacatCTAGCAGATCTCACGCTGTATTTACGATATTCTTTACACAACAAAAACAAGATTCTGCGACTGGATTAGTGACAGAAAAAGTTAGCAAAATTTCACTCGTCGATTTAGCAGGTTCTGAAAGGGCTGATTCTACTGGTGCAAAAGGTACAAGATTAAAAGAAGGtgctaatattaataaaagcttAACAACCCTTGGAAAAGTCATCAGTGCTCTAGCTGAAATT GcgactaaaaagaaaaagaaggctGATTTTATCCCTTATAGAGATTCTGTTCTAACATGGCTATTGAGAGAAAATCTAGGAGGTAATTCTAAAACAGCGATGATTGCGGCAGTGAGTCCAGCAGATATCAATTACGATGAAACTCTTTCTACTTTAcg ATACGCAGACAGAGCGAAACAAATAGTTTGCAAGGCTGTCGTTAATGAAGATGCAAACGCGAAACTTATCAGGGAACTTAAAGAAGAGATTCAGAAGCTACGAGAATTGCTGAAACAAGAGGGTATTGATGTACAAGAAG GGCCAGATGGTAAAGTCAcatatgaaaagaaagaatcta GAGACGAAATTGTCCGAGTAGTCAAACGTGAGGACGATGTGAAGGAAACTCGACCTAGAATCCCGTCACACACTACATCGACTATCGCTGAAGAAGCAGTAGATCAATTGCAAGCTTCGGAAAAACTTATAGctg aattgaatgaaacatgggaagagaaattgaaacgaaCCGAGCTAATTCGTTTGCAACGTGAGGCAGTGTTCGCTGAAATGGGAGTTGCTGTGAAAGAGGACGGTGTTACTGTTGGTGTGTTCTCTCCAAAAAAGACTCCTCACTTGGTGAATCTGAACGAGGATCCTATGATGTctgaatgtttaatttattacatcaagGATGGCTTCACGCGTATCGGTAGTGCCGAAGCTAACATACCACAAGATATTCAGCTATGTGGACCTCATATATTAAGTGAACACTGTGTTTTTGAGAATCACGAGGGTATTATTACTCTAATGCCCAAAAAAGGAgctttaatttatgtaaatggaCGCGAAGTCACTGAGCCAGTTATTTTGAAAACCGGATCTCGTGTCATTTTAGGAAAGAATCATGTATTCAGATTCAATCATCCTGATCAag ttcgcgaacgaagagaaaaaggatcTCCCGTTGAAACTCCTGGAAATGGAGAGACAGTTGACTGGAACTTTGCACAGATCGAATTGTTAGAAAAGCAAGGAATCGATTTAAAGGCTGAAATGGAGAAAAGACTATTAGTTCTGGAAGAACAATTCCgtaaagagaaggaagaagcaGATCAATTGTTCGAAGAACAAAGAAAa agTTATGAAGCTCGAATAGATGCACTACAAAGACAAGTGGAGGAACAAAGCATGACAATGTCCATGTACAGCAGTTATACACCTGAAGATTTCAATAACATTGAAGAAGATATTTTcg TCAACCCCTTGTTTGACGCAGAGAGCAACTGGACCGAGAGAGAATTCCAGCTGGCCGCTTGGGCCTTTCGCAAATGGAAATATCATCAATTCACAAGTCTTCGAGACGATCTCTGGGGCAACGCTATATTCCTCAAAGAAGCTAACGCTATTTCTGTCGAACTCAAAAAGAAG GTACAATTCCAGTTTACTTTACTCACGGATACGCTTTATTCACCACTTCCACCGGATCTTTTGCCCGTTGTGGATGATGTtttggaagaagaggaaagaccGTTCCCACGTACTATAGTCGCTGTAGAGGTTCAAGATACAAAGAATGGCGCAACACATTATTGGACACTCGATAAACTTAG ACAGCGCTTGGAGTTGATGCGACACGTGTACAACGAGGACTCGAGCTCCAGCACTCCGGAGGCCAAAGAGGATATTTTCCAATGTCTAACGGCCTACTCTAATCCGAAGTTCTCACTCGCAAATCTTTTGCCTTCGAG acAAAAACTGGAATTGATGCGTGAAATGTACCACAATGAAGCAGAATTATCTCCAACATCTCCAGATTTCAATATTGAATCCATAACCGGAGGTGATCCATTCTACGATCGTTTTCCTTGGTTCCGAATGGTTGGCAG GTCCTTTATATATCTAAGCAATCTTATGTATCCTGTACCACTAATTCACAAAGTTGCAATAGTAAACGAAAAAGGAGATGTAAAAGGCTACTTGCGTGTGACTGTGCAAGCTGTCGTTG AAGAGGAAAACAATGAATATTCAAGTGGCGTCAGACAATCAGCTAGAATTTCCTTCGAAGATGATCTATTTGGCAATAATCAAAAGCAGAATAAACGCAACATTCTATTGACTCAGACTCTTGAGAAGAATCGACAGATCTTGTTGCATGAAGAACGTGTTGTAGAAGGTCATAACGAgcaaaaggaaattaaagatGAGGATGATATTGGTGATGCAGACAGCGGTAGAGGCGACAGTTCAGTTTCTAGTGATATGAAGGAAGAAGATTTGCCAGACCACTTACAACTCGGTTCCGAATTCACATTCAGAGTTACTGTGTTGCAAGCAATGGGTATTTCTACCGAATATGCTGATATTTTTTGCCAATTTAA TTTCTTGCATCGACATGATGAAGCATTTTCAACGGAACCGGTTAAAAATACAGGAAAGGGTAATTCTCCTGGATTTTATCATGTACAAAAt atTACGGTAACAGTAACAAAGTCATTTTTGGAATATCTAAAAACTCAGCCGATTGTCTTCGAAGTTTTTGGACATTATCAACAACATCCTTTGCATAAAGATGCCAAACTTGAAta TGTGAGACAACCACCAAAGAGAATGCTTCCACCATCCATACCAATCAGTCAACCTGTACGTTCACCGAAATTTGGTAGCGTTTTACCATCTCCCAGTACATCACACGTACATGCAAAATACGATGTATTAGTTTGGTTCGAAATTTGTGAATTAGCGCCAAATGGTGAATATGTACCCTCCGTGGTCGATCATAGTGATGATCTACCATGCCGTGGATTATTTTTGCTGCATCAGGGAATTCAACGTCGTATTCGAATTACTATTGTTCACGAACCAGCATCTGAATTGCGATGGAAAGATGTTAGAGAATTGGTTGTAGGTCGTATTAGAAACACTCCAGaaccagaagaagaagacaatGATTCATCCGTGCTCTCATTAGGTCTATTTCCTGGTGAATATTTAGAAGTACCCGGTGATGATAGATGCATGTTCAGATTTGAAGCAGCATGGGATAGTTCTCTTCATAATTCAGCTTTGCTGAATAGAGTCACAGCATATGGAGAACAAATCTTTATGACCATTTCTGCATATCTCGaa ttGGAAAATTGTGGAAGGCCGGCGATCATCACAAAAGACTTAAGCATGATTATTTATGGCAGAGACGCTAGAGTAGGACCACGTTCTCTGAAGCATCTGTTCAGCGGAAGTTATCGCAATCAGGAAGCGAATAGGCTCAGTGGTGTTTACGAGTTGGTCCTACGTCGTTCTTCGGAAGCAG gtgTTCAGAGGCGACAACGTCGTGTATTAGACACCAGTTCTACATATGTtagaggagaagaaaatctTCATGGATGGAGACCTCGAGGAGATAGTTTAATATTCGATCATCAATgggaattagaaaaattgacgAGATTAGAAGAAGTGGGGAAAGTAAGACACACATTACTATTACGAGAAAAACTTGGTATTGATAAAGTATCATTCtgcaataaaatatcacaTGATTTCACCAAAAGTGAAAag GACGTTTGTAACATGATGGCGAAGGCAACAAACGAAACGCATGCTAGTCCGGTAAAATTGAAGCGTTCAACAAGTAAAGACATTTATGAACCTTGGGAAATGtccgagagagaaaaagaattagcTTTGAAATGTATCAAACTTATTCAAGGTCGAATTCCAAACAAAGAACCTATTTTATTGTCAGATGTTTCACCTGGAGAAGATATGGCTGATATGTCGACATCTATGATGTCTTCGGTGATATCATCTTCGTCTCAAGAGTCAGTATACGAGAGAGCTAGTGATTACTTAGAGCAG GCCGCTGGTATAATAGTATGGAGCAAGTCTAAGTCGTGCATCCTTAGGTTAAGTTCACCAGAAAGAGCTAGACTGCAGGAATTGCAGGAAAGTATATTAGCCAGTGAATCTGCTAGCCAATCATGTACTATTGCGCCGGCTCCGTTGGGTTCATCTTCTCCATCAAAGGAGAATTTAGTTCTCTACGTTCCAGAAGTCGAAGAAATACGTATCAGTCCAGTTATTGCTAGGAAAGGATATTTGAATGTTCTCGAACACAAGACTAATGGTTGGAAGAAACGCTGGGtg GCTGTGCGACGACCATATGTTTTAATCtttcgagaagaaaaggaTCCAGTGGAGAGAGCTCTTATTAATTTAGCTACTGCTCAAGTTGAATATTCTGAAGATCAATTAGCTATGGTAAAAGTACCAAATACTTTcag tgTAGTCACAAAACATCGaggatatttattacaaacattAGGAGACAAAGAGGTTTATGACTGGCTATATGCTATTAATCCTCTTCTTGCTGGTCAAATCAG GTCAAAACTAGCGCGCAAAGGTCCGGCAGCtacaaatttgaataatgcTTCACCTGTTGGTCTAATTCCGCCAATAGATCAACAATCGAACCAAAATAA GTATATTCATTAA
- the LOC107999361 gene encoding kinesin-like protein unc-104 isoform X28 codes for MSSVKVAVRVRPFNNREISREAQCIIEMSGSTTSILNPKAPPGSKDSVKSFNYDYSYFSMDPNDANYSSQLMVYKDIGEEMLEHAFEGYNVCIFAYGQTGAGKSYTMMGKQEEGQEGIIPQICKDLFRKISRNSNECLKYSVEVSYMEIYCERVRDLLNPKNKGNLRVREHPLLGPYVEDLSKLAVMSYQDIHDLIDEGNKARTVAATNMNETSSRSHAVFTIFFTQQKQDSATGLVTEKVSKISLVDLAGSERADSTGAKGTRLKEGANINKSLTTLGKVISALAEIATKKKKKADFIPYRDSVLTWLLRENLGGNSKTAMIAAVSPADINYDETLSTLRYADRAKQIVCKAVVNEDANAKLIRELKEEIQKLRELLKQEGIDVQEGDEIVRVVKREDDVKETRPRIPSHTTSTIAEEAVDQLQASEKLIAELNETWEEKLKRTELIRLQREAVFAEMGVAVKEDGVTVGVFSPKKTPHLVNLNEDPMMSECLIYYIKDGFTRIGSAEANIPQDIQLCGPHILSEHCVFENHEGIITLMPKKGALIYVNGREVTEPVILKTGSRVILGKNHVFRFNHPDQVRERREKGSPVETPGNGETVDWNFAQIELLEKQGIDLKAEMEKRLLVLEEQFRKEKEEADQLFEEQRKSYEARIDALQRQVEEQSMTMSMYSSYTPEDFNNIEEDIFVNPLFDAESNWTEREFQLAAWAFRKWKYHQFTSLRDDLWGNAIFLKEANAISVELKKKVQFQFTLLTDTLYSPLPPDLLPVVDDVLEEEERPFPRTIVAVEVQDTKNGATHYWTLDKLRQKLELMREMYHNEAELSPTSPDFNIESITGGDPFYDRFPWFRMVGRSFIYLSNLMYPVPLIHKVAIVNEKGDVKGYLRVTVQAVVEENNEYSSGVRQSARISFEDDLFGNNQKQNKRNILLTQTLEKNRQILLHEERVVEGHNEQKEIKDEDDIGDADSGRGDSSVSSDMKEEDLPDHLQLGSEFTFRVTVLQAMGISTEYADIFCQFNFLHRHDEAFSTEPVKNTGKGNSPGFYHVQNITVTVTKSFLEYLKTQPIVFEVFGHYQQHPLHKDAKLEYVRQPPKRMLPPSIPISQPVRSPKFGSVLPSPSTSHVHAKYDVLVWFEICELAPNGEYVPSVVDHSDDLPCRGLFLLHQGIQRRIRITIVHEPASELRWKDVRELVVGRIRNTPEPEEEDNDSSVLSLGLFPGEYLEVPGDDRCMFRFEAAWDSSLHNSALLNRVTAYGEQIFMTISAYLELENCGRPAIITKDLSMIIYGRDARVGPRSLKHLFSGSYRNQEANRLSGVYELVLRRSSEAGVQRRQRRVLDTSSTYVRGEENLHGWRPRGDSLIFDHQWELEKLTRLEEVGKVRHTLLLREKLGIDKVSFCNKISHDFTKSEKDVCNMMAKATNETHASPVKLKRSTSKDIYEPWEMSEREKELALKCIKLIQGRIPNKEPILLSDVSPGEDMADMSTSMMSSVISSSSQELSSPERARLQELQESILASESASQSCTIAPAPLGSSSPSKENLVLYVPEVEEIRISPVIARKGYLNVLEHKTNGWKKRWVAVRRPYVLIFREEKDPVERALINLATAQVEYSEDQLAMVKVPNTFSVVTKHRGYLLQTLGDKEVYDWLYAINPLLAGQIRSKLARKGPAATNLNNASPVGLIPPIDQQSNQNKYIH; via the exons ATGTCGTCGGTAAAGGTGGCGGTGAGGGTACGACCCTTCAATAATCGAGAAATCTCGCGCGAGGCACAATGCATCATCGAAATGTCCGGCAGCACTACtt CGATATTAAATCCCAAAGCACCACCGGGCAGCAAAGATTCGGTCAAGAGCTTCAATTACGATTATTCCTATTTTTCCATGGAT CCAAATGACGCAAATTATTCTTCACAACTTATGGTCTATAAGGATATCGGTGAAGAGATGTTGGAACATGCCTTCGAAG GTTATAATGTCTGTATATTCGCATATGGACAAACTGGCGCAGGTAAATCGTATACTATGATGGGCAAACAAGAAGAGGGTCAAGAGGGAATAATACCTCAAATTTGCAAGgatctttttagaaaaatcagTCGTAATTCAAACGAGTGCCTGAAATATTCTGTAGAAGTCAGTTACATGGAAATATACTGCGAAAGAGTACGGGATCTCTTGAATCCTAAGAACAAGGGAAATCTTCGGGTAAGAGAACACCCTCTACTTGGACCGTATGTTGAGGATTTATCGAAATTGGCGGTGATGTCCTATCAAGATATTCATGATCTTATCGATGAAGGCAATAAAGCAAG aaCGGTAGCAGCtacaaatatgaatgaaacatCTAGCAGATCTCACGCTGTATTTACGATATTCTTTACACAACAAAAACAAGATTCTGCGACTGGATTAGTGACAGAAAAAGTTAGCAAAATTTCACTCGTCGATTTAGCAGGTTCTGAAAGGGCTGATTCTACTGGTGCAAAAGGTACAAGATTAAAAGAAGGtgctaatattaataaaagcttAACAACCCTTGGAAAAGTCATCAGTGCTCTAGCTGAAATT GcgactaaaaagaaaaagaaggctGATTTTATCCCTTATAGAGATTCTGTTCTAACATGGCTATTGAGAGAAAATCTAGGAGGTAATTCTAAAACAGCGATGATTGCGGCAGTGAGTCCAGCAGATATCAATTACGATGAAACTCTTTCTACTTTAcg ATACGCAGACAGAGCGAAACAAATAGTTTGCAAGGCTGTCGTTAATGAAGATGCAAACGCGAAACTTATCAGGGAACTTAAAGAAGAGATTCAGAAGCTACGAGAATTGCTGAAACAAGAGGGTATTGATGTACAAGAAG GAGACGAAATTGTCCGAGTAGTCAAACGTGAGGACGATGTGAAGGAAACTCGACCTAGAATCCCGTCACACACTACATCGACTATCGCTGAAGAAGCAGTAGATCAATTGCAAGCTTCGGAAAAACTTATAGctg aattgaatgaaacatgggaagagaaattgaaacgaaCCGAGCTAATTCGTTTGCAACGTGAGGCAGTGTTCGCTGAAATGGGAGTTGCTGTGAAAGAGGACGGTGTTACTGTTGGTGTGTTCTCTCCAAAAAAGACTCCTCACTTGGTGAATCTGAACGAGGATCCTATGATGTctgaatgtttaatttattacatcaagGATGGCTTCACGCGTATCGGTAGTGCCGAAGCTAACATACCACAAGATATTCAGCTATGTGGACCTCATATATTAAGTGAACACTGTGTTTTTGAGAATCACGAGGGTATTATTACTCTAATGCCCAAAAAAGGAgctttaatttatgtaaatggaCGCGAAGTCACTGAGCCAGTTATTTTGAAAACCGGATCTCGTGTCATTTTAGGAAAGAATCATGTATTCAGATTCAATCATCCTGATCAag ttcgcgaacgaagagaaaaaggatcTCCCGTTGAAACTCCTGGAAATGGAGAGACAGTTGACTGGAACTTTGCACAGATCGAATTGTTAGAAAAGCAAGGAATCGATTTAAAGGCTGAAATGGAGAAAAGACTATTAGTTCTGGAAGAACAATTCCgtaaagagaaggaagaagcaGATCAATTGTTCGAAGAACAAAGAAAa agTTATGAAGCTCGAATAGATGCACTACAAAGACAAGTGGAGGAACAAAGCATGACAATGTCCATGTACAGCAGTTATACACCTGAAGATTTCAATAACATTGAAGAAGATATTTTcg TCAACCCCTTGTTTGACGCAGAGAGCAACTGGACCGAGAGAGAATTCCAGCTGGCCGCTTGGGCCTTTCGCAAATGGAAATATCATCAATTCACAAGTCTTCGAGACGATCTCTGGGGCAACGCTATATTCCTCAAAGAAGCTAACGCTATTTCTGTCGAACTCAAAAAGAAG GTACAATTCCAGTTTACTTTACTCACGGATACGCTTTATTCACCACTTCCACCGGATCTTTTGCCCGTTGTGGATGATGTtttggaagaagaggaaagaccGTTCCCACGTACTATAGTCGCTGTAGAGGTTCAAGATACAAAGAATGGCGCAACACATTATTGGACACTCGATAAACTTAG acAAAAACTGGAATTGATGCGTGAAATGTACCACAATGAAGCAGAATTATCTCCAACATCTCCAGATTTCAATATTGAATCCATAACCGGAGGTGATCCATTCTACGATCGTTTTCCTTGGTTCCGAATGGTTGGCAG GTCCTTTATATATCTAAGCAATCTTATGTATCCTGTACCACTAATTCACAAAGTTGCAATAGTAAACGAAAAAGGAGATGTAAAAGGCTACTTGCGTGTGACTGTGCAAGCTGTCGTTG AGGAAAACAATGAATATTCAAGTGGCGTCAGACAATCAGCTAGAATTTCCTTCGAAGATGATCTATTTGGCAATAATCAAAAGCAGAATAAACGCAACATTCTATTGACTCAGACTCTTGAGAAGAATCGACAGATCTTGTTGCATGAAGAACGTGTTGTAGAAGGTCATAACGAgcaaaaggaaattaaagatGAGGATGATATTGGTGATGCAGACAGCGGTAGAGGCGACAGTTCAGTTTCTAGTGATATGAAGGAAGAAGATTTGCCAGACCACTTACAACTCGGTTCCGAATTCACATTCAGAGTTACTGTGTTGCAAGCAATGGGTATTTCTACCGAATATGCTGATATTTTTTGCCAATTTAA TTTCTTGCATCGACATGATGAAGCATTTTCAACGGAACCGGTTAAAAATACAGGAAAGGGTAATTCTCCTGGATTTTATCATGTACAAAAt atTACGGTAACAGTAACAAAGTCATTTTTGGAATATCTAAAAACTCAGCCGATTGTCTTCGAAGTTTTTGGACATTATCAACAACATCCTTTGCATAAAGATGCCAAACTTGAAta TGTGAGACAACCACCAAAGAGAATGCTTCCACCATCCATACCAATCAGTCAACCTGTACGTTCACCGAAATTTGGTAGCGTTTTACCATCTCCCAGTACATCACACGTACATGCAAAATACGATGTATTAGTTTGGTTCGAAATTTGTGAATTAGCGCCAAATGGTGAATATGTACCCTCCGTGGTCGATCATAGTGATGATCTACCATGCCGTGGATTATTTTTGCTGCATCAGGGAATTCAACGTCGTATTCGAATTACTATTGTTCACGAACCAGCATCTGAATTGCGATGGAAAGATGTTAGAGAATTGGTTGTAGGTCGTATTAGAAACACTCCAGaaccagaagaagaagacaatGATTCATCCGTGCTCTCATTAGGTCTATTTCCTGGTGAATATTTAGAAGTACCCGGTGATGATAGATGCATGTTCAGATTTGAAGCAGCATGGGATAGTTCTCTTCATAATTCAGCTTTGCTGAATAGAGTCACAGCATATGGAGAACAAATCTTTATGACCATTTCTGCATATCTCGaa ttGGAAAATTGTGGAAGGCCGGCGATCATCACAAAAGACTTAAGCATGATTATTTATGGCAGAGACGCTAGAGTAGGACCACGTTCTCTGAAGCATCTGTTCAGCGGAAGTTATCGCAATCAGGAAGCGAATAGGCTCAGTGGTGTTTACGAGTTGGTCCTACGTCGTTCTTCGGAAGCAG gtgTTCAGAGGCGACAACGTCGTGTATTAGACACCAGTTCTACATATGTtagaggagaagaaaatctTCATGGATGGAGACCTCGAGGAGATAGTTTAATATTCGATCATCAATgggaattagaaaaattgacgAGATTAGAAGAAGTGGGGAAAGTAAGACACACATTACTATTACGAGAAAAACTTGGTATTGATAAAGTATCATTCtgcaataaaatatcacaTGATTTCACCAAAAGTGAAAag GACGTTTGTAACATGATGGCGAAGGCAACAAACGAAACGCATGCTAGTCCGGTAAAATTGAAGCGTTCAACAAGTAAAGACATTTATGAACCTTGGGAAATGtccgagagagaaaaagaattagcTTTGAAATGTATCAAACTTATTCAAGGTCGAATTCCAAACAAAGAACCTATTTTATTGTCAGATGTTTCACCTGGAGAAGATATGGCTGATATGTCGACATCTATGATGTCTTCGGTGATATCATCTTCGTCTCAAGA GTTAAGTTCACCAGAAAGAGCTAGACTGCAGGAATTGCAGGAAAGTATATTAGCCAGTGAATCTGCTAGCCAATCATGTACTATTGCGCCGGCTCCGTTGGGTTCATCTTCTCCATCAAAGGAGAATTTAGTTCTCTACGTTCCAGAAGTCGAAGAAATACGTATCAGTCCAGTTATTGCTAGGAAAGGATATTTGAATGTTCTCGAACACAAGACTAATGGTTGGAAGAAACGCTGGGtg GCTGTGCGACGACCATATGTTTTAATCtttcgagaagaaaaggaTCCAGTGGAGAGAGCTCTTATTAATTTAGCTACTGCTCAAGTTGAATATTCTGAAGATCAATTAGCTATGGTAAAAGTACCAAATACTTTcag tgTAGTCACAAAACATCGaggatatttattacaaacattAGGAGACAAAGAGGTTTATGACTGGCTATATGCTATTAATCCTCTTCTTGCTGGTCAAATCAG GTCAAAACTAGCGCGCAAAGGTCCGGCAGCtacaaatttgaataatgcTTCACCTGTTGGTCTAATTCCGCCAATAGATCAACAATCGAACCAAAATAA GTATATTCATTAA